From the genome of Alicyclobacillus sp. SO9:
GGGAAAGAAGCCAGCACAGGGAACAATTATCGTTCAAAGCGAAAAGACAAGCCCGGATACCAGTATCAGTTGGAATCCGTCTTTCAGGCCAGAAAGATTGGCTGGAGTAAGGAAAAGATAGGGTCACACGTCATCCGTAATAATACAATCTACGATTGCGGTCAAAACGGGATTGTAGGCCATCTCGGTTGTGTATTCAGCGAGATCTACAACAACCATATTTATAACATCGCATTAAAGCGAGAGTTTTATGGGCATGAGATTGCAGGTATCAAGTTGCACGCCGCTATCGACGTACAAATCCATCATAACCGCATTCACGATTGTTCACTAGGAACATGGCTAGATTGGCAGACACAGGGAACGAGAGTAAGTAAAAATCTTTATTATCGAAACAATCGGGACTTGTTTGTTGAAGTGAGCAGCGGTCCATACTTGGTGGACAATAACATTCTGACTGCAGACTATGCATTGGATAATCACGCTCAAGGCGGAGCATATGTGAACAACTTGATTCGTGGGAAGATGGTACATCGAAAAATGCTCGATCGCGCAACACCATATCATACACCCCACAGCACCGATGTAGCAGGATTTGCTGCGACCTATGGCGGTGACGATCGCTTTTATAACAACATCTTCATTGGCGGCGACGCACTAGACGACGTCGGCACCTCACACTACAACGGGTACACAGCTTCACTGGAAGAATACATCGAAACTGTTCACCAAGAACCTGGTGACCATAACCGATTCCATAACGTGGAGCAACCTGTATATATTAACCACAATGCGTACTTCAATGGGGCCGAACCATTTGAAAAAGAGAGAGCTAATTATGTGGAGAAGCAATTTAATCCGCAGATGGCGATTGTAGAAGAAGACACCGCAGTATACCTTGTCATTGATCTCCCGGCAACTTTCGATGAAATGCTCGGTGAAGTCCAAACGACCGAAACGTTACAACGTGTTCGAATTGTGGATGCGGACTTTGAAAATCCAGACGGAAGCGAAATCGCTGTCGACACCGACCTCTTGGACGAAAAAAGAGGAGCAACAAGCGCATTCGGCCCCGTTACTGCATTACAAAAAGGAAAAAACCGCGTGAAAATTTGGGGATAAGTTCAACTGTACACTGAAGGGGCTGTCCCAAGGTCACGTTCGTAGGAGTGACTGGGACAGCCCCTTGTCATTTGATTTCATGTCAGATTGTCATGGCGCCAAAGCCGCCGTCCACGCGAATCAATGCGCCAGTAACAAAACCAGACGCTGATTCAGATGCCAACCACACTGCAGCTCCCTGTAGCTCTGATGCTTCCCCGAAGCGCATCATGGGTGTGTGCCGGAGAATGTCCTCAGTACGCTCGGGTGTCAAAATCTTGCGGTTTTGCTCCGCTGGGAAAAACCCTGGAACAATCGCGTTCACACGAATTCTCTCTGAAGCAAATTCTCGGGCCAAGTATTGGGTGAGATTGTTAATGGCCGCTTTCGAAGCTGAATACGTAACCACTTTTGAGAGAGGCGGGTCTGATGATGCCGAAGAAATGTTAATGACACTGCCTCCGCGGCCGCGTTGTATCATGGCTGCACCGAAAACCTGGCATGCCAGCAAGACAGCTTTCAAATTCACATCCATAATATGGTCCCACTCTGTCTCGGTGATTTCAAAAAAGGGTGTTGTACTGTTGACGCCGGCACTATTCACCAGAATATCAGTTCCACCGCGCCAATCCACGATTTCTCGCTCTAACCTTATCAGTTCTTCCTTGTCCGTTGCCGAACTCAGAATAAAACTCTTGGCGTCGCCTCCTGTTTGTTCTATCCGGGCCTTAACAGCCTTCGCCTTCTCATTGTCTCGTCCCACAACAACGACAGATGCACCGTGTCCAGCTAATCCAACTGCAATAGCCGAACCAAGAGTGCTCGTACCACCAATCACAACAGCGTTTTTTTTAGTCAAGTCGAATAAATTCATGCAAGTCTCTCCATCCCTAATACTTAAATCTCATAACCCTAGCTCTCATAGTCCTAGCTCTCATAGATGACTCCCATCTAAAAACTCGCTCATCCACCTCCCGATTTCCGAGAAACCATTCAGCCATTTCATGTGTGTAGACTGCGAAAAAAGGAAATTAGTCTGTGGATGAGACATGGCATAGTTGTAGATGCGAGCCTCTTTCATTGTACCAACAAAGTGAGACATACCGCTCGTGTTGGCCCCAAGCACAATTGTCTTGGATACAGATGTCTTTGCAAGGGGGACTATCGCTGAAGCAACCCTGCGACCATTAACATACAGTGCGTCCTTACCGGCCGGCGTCCAAATAGCAGTAACATGGCGCCAATGCCCCGGCTTATAACTATGAGTGCTCTCTAGGGCTACTCTTGTGGTTCCATCTGTAAGCACAAAGTCAATCTTTCCTTGTTTCGTGTACTGAAGGGAAAAACCGGCGTTCCCATTAGTCCCAGCCATAATGGTCCCGCCCGATTTACTGGGCCTGACCCAACTGGTGATTGAACCTTGGTTACTATTCAGTACGCCGGCAGGCAAAGATACTGTAGTGCTTCCATTGAAAAGCTTATCACCGTGCAGAAAACCACCAAACTCGCTGTCCGTGAACTGACTGGGTACATTTTTTCCCAAATCGTTTTCGACAGTACTCTGATAAAACCAAAATCCGGGGTTCTTTTGATTGTCGATACTCACATTGTCCATTTGGACATCGGACACATTGGAGGCTTCAATGCCTTCTTGAGCATTTGTAATTTTGACGTTTTTGAAAATAAGGTGTTGAATGTTCATTTCTGTCAATCCACGGAAATACATCGCATGTTTATCGTCATTGTCGGTGATATCCTGGAACAGAATATTTTCGATGCGCGGTGTTCCCGCATCAATTTTTCCAGTATAGGCTTCTGGGGCCCCGTTAGACGAGTATCTCTCATCAATATGCACCGCTGCATCTTGAATGTTGTACATGCTGATGTGCTCGAAGACTAAGTCTGAAATGGTACCGCCGCGTCCACGGAGCGACTTCATACGAATGCCTTCCTTGGTACCATTAAAGACGTCATCCCGCGCCAAAATGTTGTGAACGCCCCCAGACATCTCACTCCCGATTGTCACGCCGCCGTGTCCGTTTTTCATGAGGTTGTTTCGAATGATAATCCCTGAAGCTGGAATTCCAATTTTACGTCCCTGTGCATCCTTACCAGACTTAATGGCAATGTCATCATCACCGACGTTAAACGTGTTGTTGATAATCTTCATCCCCGTTACGGAATCAGGGTCTACTCCGTCGGTGTTATCTGAAGTCGGCGGATTTTCGATATCCAAGTCTGCGAGAGTGACATTTTGTGAGTAAAGCGGATGAATGGTCCAGGATGGTGAATTTTGAACTGTAACACCTTGAATGAGTACGTTTTTGGAATGAGTAAATTCAATATCTCCGGGCCGGGCATAGGGAATTCCTTTGCTTAAATCGACCGAGCTTTGTGGTACCAGGTTCACGGCGGGATTCGTCGTAGGTTCTTTGTAATTTGGTGCCCCGTTCTTGCCCCTGGCCCACCAACTTCCATATGTCTTCCCGCTGTTGTCCGTGATAGCGGTCTCACCGTTTCCATCAATGGTCCCCTGGCCAGTGATGGTCACGTTTTTTACGTTTTTGCCGTACAGGAGGCTCTGGTACCTGTACATCTCTATTCCTTCCCATCTGCTCCAAACTGGCTTGTATTGGTCAATGTTACTGCTGCCAAGAAGTTTGGCCCCTTTGGCCAGATCTAAGGTCATGTCACTTTTGAGGGTCAAGGGCGCTGTCAGGTAAGTACCAGCAGGAATGTACACCGTACCTCCCGCAGGGACTGCATCTATAGCCTTCTGAAGAGCAGCCGTGTCGTCTGTCGTGCCATTTCCTGCAGTTCCAAAGGTTTGTACGTTCAATGTTACGCCCCTAGGTTTAGTAGAAACCACCAAAGACCTACTTGGACGTGACTTGTTACCCAACGTGTCTTTTGCAACTACAGTAAACGTATATTTATGATTGGGTTGCAAGCCCTGCACAGTAAAATTCGATTTACTAACTGTGCCAATTAATGAACCGTTCTGATAGACATCATAGGACACACCCGATTTGTAAACCGGATTCCAAATCAAATCAATGAGAGAGGAAGTCACAGCGTAGGTTTGGAGACTTGCCGGCATCTGCAAAGGCGCATTTGACCTATGGTTCGCAATACTTTGCTGTGTCGTTTGAGCAAAACCAGTTGCCGGAAAACCTGCCATAACGGTTAACCCGCTGCTAACTGCGAGAACGGAGACTACAGAGAAACGTCTCTTCCAGTGACTATTGCTTCCTTTCATGAACTGACTCCTCCAATCAATTTTTGTAGTTACTCGGTAATTCAGATAACAATTCGTAAGCGCATACATTGTATTTCGGGTTTCTTGACTCTGCACCATGCCTCCTCATCCAAGTCTGTGATGTATAGTGACTGATTATGATGACTAATTATCACAAACCATCATAACACCACATTATACTTTCGACCAAATGCGTCAATATATGACGCAGAATTTCAAGTCTCATTTCACCAAACATAAAAAAGACCACTTTAACAAGTGGTTTCACATGACATCGTGTTGAACTTCTGATTAGCAGCAGACCACGAAGAACATGGTATTCCATTGCCACTCCTAATCGACAAAGATAAATGTAGCACCCGTTGCCTCGATGTCGGATAACGTAGAACTCTGTTGAACTCGATTGGTAATAATGGCAGTGACATCACCTAAACCAGCATATGTCACCAATGCGGCCCGGCCAAGCTTACTTGAATCGGTCACACAATAGACTTTTTGACCGACAGCAATCATTTTGCGCTTCAGTTCAACTTCGGCCATAGAAGAAGTGGTCAGTCCCTTTTGTTTGCTGACTCCCCCGCTCCCCAGAAAAACGTAATCAACATTGTAACGCCCTATATCATCCTCGCATTCAGGTCCAACCAACGTGTAGCTCCCCTTTTGCAAGGTTCCTCCCAACATGATGAGATTGACTAAAGGAGACGATGACAGTTCCATAGCAATGCTTAATTCATTCGTAATAACGGTGACGTTCTTGTTCTGAAACTGCCGGGCGATTTCGAGTGTCGTCGAACCACTGTCCAATATGACGGAGCTTCCGGCCGGAACCATCGACGCTGCAGCTCTAGCCACTAACCGTTTTGCTTCGACTTGCTCCGTGGTTCTCTGGTGAATTGGGGGCACCGCATGGACAACGTTGTCAAGAACCGCTCCGCCATGGGTTCTGCGCAACAATCCGTCCATTTCAAGTTTGCGCAAATCCCGACGGATTGTTTCCTCTGACACTTGGAAAGAAGTCGTCAAGTCTCGAATTCGCACAGACTTTTGCTGTTTTAATAACTCCATTAATTTTTGTTGCCGAACTTCGCCTAACATATCGCCATCCCCAATCAGTGTCTACGCAACAATAGCATATACGACTCTCTCTAGTTATGTGTAATTGATACCTTGATGCTGCTGTGCAGCCATTCTGTAATTCTGAAAGCCGGTCGACAATTTTTCCAATTCTCGACTAAGTGACAGATAAAGTTCATAACCATCATCATACAATTGCGTCAGGTTTAAATCTGGATGATAAATCGCATTGGCTGGATTCAGGCGCTGTCCTTCTTCATACGAGGAGATCCATTGAAGTCGTTTAGCGGCCAATAGAAACGTTCCGAAAGAGGCTGCTTGTACGACCTTTGGAACCGCTATAAACCGCTTATAAATATCCGCCTTAATCTGATTCCAAGTCGAAATACGTGTGCCGCCGCCAATCAATCGAACTCGCTGGCTTGTGACCCCGAGTGCCTCATA
Proteins encoded in this window:
- a CDS encoding right-handed parallel beta-helix repeat-containing protein, producing the protein MAFEYHVAKTGSDLGEGTEQNPFLTINKAASVAVAGDTVIVHEGEYREWVKPKNPGLSHTRRITYQAAEQESVVIKGSERIQNWEQVEGSVWRAVIPNKFFGDFNPYVEEIFGDWVVYNPGRHLGDVYVNGMSFYETETLEQVQKPTIKTELLDHWTNQTVPVHHPEQTKYVWFTEVDEDNTTIYANFHDYDPNQELVEINVRKACFYPEEIGINYITVKGFEMAQAATAWAPPTADQPGLLGPHWSKGWVIEDNVIHDAKCSAVSIGKEASTGNNYRSKRKDKPGYQYQLESVFQARKIGWSKEKIGSHVIRNNTIYDCGQNGIVGHLGCVFSEIYNNHIYNIALKREFYGHEIAGIKLHAAIDVQIHHNRIHDCSLGTWLDWQTQGTRVSKNLYYRNNRDLFVEVSSGPYLVDNNILTADYALDNHAQGGAYVNNLIRGKMVHRKMLDRATPYHTPHSTDVAGFAATYGGDDRFYNNIFIGGDALDDVGTSHYNGYTASLEEYIETVHQEPGDHNRFHNVEQPVYINHNAYFNGAEPFEKERANYVEKQFNPQMAIVEEDTAVYLVIDLPATFDEMLGEVQTTETLQRVRIVDADFENPDGSEIAVDTDLLDEKRGATSAFGPVTALQKGKNRVKIWG
- a CDS encoding DeoR/GlpR family DNA-binding transcription regulator is translated as MLGEVRQQKLMELLKQQKSVRIRDLTTSFQVSEETIRRDLRKLEMDGLLRRTHGGAVLDNVVHAVPPIHQRTTEQVEAKRLVARAAASMVPAGSSVILDSGSTTLEIARQFQNKNVTVITNELSIAMELSSSPLVNLIMLGGTLQKGSYTLVGPECEDDIGRYNVDYVFLGSGGVSKQKGLTTSSMAEVELKRKMIAVGQKVYCVTDSSKLGRAALVTYAGLGDVTAIITNRVQQSSTLSDIEATGATFIFVD
- a CDS encoding glycosyl hydrolase family 28 protein — its product is MKGSNSHWKRRFSVVSVLAVSSGLTVMAGFPATGFAQTTQQSIANHRSNAPLQMPASLQTYAVTSSLIDLIWNPVYKSGVSYDVYQNGSLIGTVSKSNFTVQGLQPNHKYTFTVVAKDTLGNKSRPSRSLVVSTKPRGVTLNVQTFGTAGNGTTDDTAALQKAIDAVPAGGTVYIPAGTYLTAPLTLKSDMTLDLAKGAKLLGSSNIDQYKPVWSRWEGIEMYRYQSLLYGKNVKNVTITGQGTIDGNGETAITDNSGKTYGSWWARGKNGAPNYKEPTTNPAVNLVPQSSVDLSKGIPYARPGDIEFTHSKNVLIQGVTVQNSPSWTIHPLYSQNVTLADLDIENPPTSDNTDGVDPDSVTGMKIINNTFNVGDDDIAIKSGKDAQGRKIGIPASGIIIRNNLMKNGHGGVTIGSEMSGGVHNILARDDVFNGTKEGIRMKSLRGRGGTISDLVFEHISMYNIQDAAVHIDERYSSNGAPEAYTGKIDAGTPRIENILFQDITDNDDKHAMYFRGLTEMNIQHLIFKNVKITNAQEGIEASNVSDVQMDNVSIDNQKNPGFWFYQSTVENDLGKNVPSQFTDSEFGGFLHGDKLFNGSTTVSLPAGVLNSNQGSITSWVRPSKSGGTIMAGTNGNAGFSLQYTKQGKIDFVLTDGTTRVALESTHSYKPGHWRHVTAIWTPAGKDALYVNGRRVASAIVPLAKTSVSKTIVLGANTSGMSHFVGTMKEARIYNYAMSHPQTNFLFSQSTHMKWLNGFSEIGRWMSEFLDGSHL
- a CDS encoding SDR family oxidoreductase, yielding MNLFDLTKKNAVVIGGTSTLGSAIAVGLAGHGASVVVVGRDNEKAKAVKARIEQTGGDAKSFILSSATDKEELIRLEREIVDWRGGTDILVNSAGVNSTTPFFEITETEWDHIMDVNLKAVLLACQVFGAAMIQRGRGGSVINISSASSDPPLSKVVTYSASKAAINNLTQYLAREFASERIRVNAIVPGFFPAEQNRKILTPERTEDILRHTPMMRFGEASELQGAAVWLASESASGFVTGALIRVDGGFGAMTI